One window of the Salvia splendens isolate huo1 chromosome 1, SspV2, whole genome shotgun sequence genome contains the following:
- the LOC121757430 gene encoding uncharacterized protein LOC121757430: protein MAEEKRAAAAKQTSIHVTALDGIVTMNSLFTITMFIGLSMTAPEKATTVLVAVCTAKPETVRQLIVYEVLSFSCFLFSSLLAQSLKLQINLRNNMKDPSQARMNVRHLKYCLTAAAAGSVVGCVFLMLSIVDFIRVKLGSLSCGGKPVTSVVVLVVLVGCGLLVYAVTAFLALVVVEEEEEEVMPEA from the coding sequence atggcagAGGAGAAGAGAGCTGCGGCGGCGAAGCAGACGAGCATCCACGTGACCGCCCTCGACGGCATAGTAACGATGAACTCCCTCTTCACCATCACCATGTTCATCGGTCTCTCCATGACCGCGCCCGAGAAAGCCACAACGGTGCTTGTCGCCGTGTGCACGGCGAAGCCGGAGACGGTGAGGCAGCTCATCGTCTACGAAGTCCTCTCCTTCAGCTGCTTCCTCTTCTCATCCCTCCTCGCGCAGTCCCTCAAGCTTCAGATCAATCTCCGCAACAACATGAAGGATCCCAGCCAGGCCAGGATGAACGTCCGCCACCTCAAGTACTGCCTCACCGCCGCCGCGGCTGGGTCGGTAGTCGGGTGCGTGTTCTTGATGCTGTCGATTGTCGATTTTATTAGGGTTAAATTGGGGTCGTTGTCTTGTGGCGGGAAGCCGGTTACCTCGGTGGTGGTGCTCGTGGTCTTGGTGGGGTGCGGTCTCTTGGTTTACGCGGTTACGGCTTTTCTTGCGCTCGTGGTcgtggaagaggaggaggaggaggtcaTGCCTGAGGCTTAG
- the LOC121793501 gene encoding probable methyltransferase At1g29790, with protein MGSVSLKIGDGTARFKRASVCSSAVNLLMLFSVITTNLFALYAFTYHPTSLHHHHYPKNISLISEKVSLILREIESSQKKLAQMEKDLLGYESIDLSKPNIAKELKEFLTRHQLPLGKDSRTGITEMVASVGHSCEKSTDLLSQFMSYKVNGLCPDDWSLGQKLILQGCEPLPRRRCFAKTIPKVGLQPFPISLWNNVSEKSLSWSGIGCKNLTCLNSKKLNRDCAGCFDITHGYETQRYVKPRSKNDFHIDDVLAMSSGGVRTSFDLGGGSGTFAARMAERNLTVVTATLNVDAPFNEFIAARGLFPLYISLDSRFPFYDNVFDLVHVANGLDVGSRPEKLEFLMFDIDRVVRAGGLFWLDNYYCSSEDKRKALTRLIERFGYKKLKWVVGEKVNGAGNSEVYLSAVLQKPVRS; from the coding sequence ATGGGTTCAGTTTCTCTGAAAATTGGTGATGGGACTGCAAGATTCAAGAGGGCATCCGTTTGCTCCTCCGCAGTAAATCTCCTCATGCTTTTCTCAGTCATCACCACAAATCTATTCGCTCTCTACGCTTTCACATACCACCCCACCTCTCTCCACCATCACCACTACCCCAAGAATATCTCTCTGATCTCAGAGAAAGTGAGCCTAATTCTCAGGGAGATCGAGTCCTCGCAGAAGAAGCTGGCCCAGATGGAGAAAGATCTCTTGGGCTACGAAAGCATCGATCTTTCGAAACCCAACATCGCGAAAGAGCTCAAAGAGTTCCTCACCCGCCACCAGCTGCCGCTGGGGAAAGATTCGAGAACTGGGATCACCGAGATGGTGGCATCTGTGGGCCATTCTTGCGAGAAATCCACCGATTTGCTGTCTCAATTCATGAGTTACAAAGTCAATGGGCTCTGCCCCGACGACTGGAGCCTTGGCCAGAAGTTAATTCTTCAAGGGTGTGAGCCTTTGCCGAGGAGGAGATGCTTTGCTAAGACAATCCCTAAGGTGGGTTTGCAGCCGTTTCCTATTTCCCTTTGGAATAATGTTAGTGAGAAGTCACTTAGTTGGAGTGGTATCGGTTGCAAGAATCTTACTTGTTTGAATAGTAAGAAATTGAACAGGGATTGTGCTGGTTGTTTTGATATAACTCATGGTTATGAGACACAGAGGTATGTGAAGCCTAGAAGTAAGAATGATTTCCACATTGATGATGTGTTGGCTATGAGTAGCGGTGGGGTTAGGACAAGTTTCGATCTTGGTGGTGGTTCAGGGACTTTTGCTGCTAGAATGGCTGAGAGGAATCTGACTGTGGTGACTGCCACGTTAAACGTGGATGCCCCATTTAATGAGTTCATTGCTGCTAGGGGGCTTTTCCCCTTGTATATTAGCTTGGACTCTAGGTTCCCATTTTATGACAATGTGTTTGATTTAGTTCATGTAGCTAATGGATTAGATGTGGGGAGTCGGCCGGAGAAGCTGGAGTTTCTGATGTTTGATATTGATCGTGTGGTGAGGGCAGGGGGGCTGTTCTGGTTAGACAACTATTATTGCTCCAGTGAGGATAAGAGAAAGGCTCTCACGCGGTTGATTGAACGATTTGGTTACAAGAAGTTGAAGTGGGTTGTGGGAGAGAAGGTCAATGGTGCAGGAAACTCTGAAGTTTACTTGTCAGCTGTGCTGCAGAAACCGGTGAGGTCATAG
- the LOC121807321 gene encoding pentatricopeptide repeat-containing protein At1g19720-like has translation MESLILPCKTITPSKIAEIPPKPEIQSRNTSPKLINDAYLKRLCKLGRLSEAISALDSCSSTVKHSTLSHLIESCVGSNSLDLCHKIHSRAKKWMHEPDPFLETKLVGMFAKCGSLDGAFKVFDEMRERNLYAWSALIGAFSREKKWGDVVALFYWMMADGDVVPDDYMLPKILQACGNCGDVETGELIHGMVIKRGLSGDLRVNNSILSVYAKCGRLSSAEKFFHGMVGRDRVSWNTLITGYCHAGNVAEARRLFESMQEKGLEPDVITWNVLISSYSQLGKCDVARKLMTEMEIRGVRPDVCTWTSAILGFAQNNQRFEALSLFREMFLAGVEPNGITLMSAILSCSLEKDITKGREVHLVAIKLGYGEDVLVGNSLVDMYSKCGKLDAARQVFDMISEKDVYTWNSMIAGYCQAGYCGIADDLFKHMQESGVLPNVVTWNVMISGYIQNGDEDQATDLFYMMETNGGVKRDTASWNALIAGFLHHGQKDKALRVFRKMQFYGVKPNAITVLSILPACADLIAMRKLKEIHCCVLRSNLELEVSVANSLIDTYAKCGSIAYSKSIFDAMPSMDIITWNTLATSYVLHGFSSKAIELFERMRKLGYKPNKSTFASIISAYGLAKNVDEGKRVFSLMIEEYHILPTVDHYVAMVNLYGRSGKLDEAFEFIRDLPIDLGVSIWSAVLTACRRQGNIRLAIEAGERLLELEPDNASTQRMVLQLRGLSYKSSKMKRPQARKLPAGPIGCSWIEGENAVHAFVSGDFSQLDGTCLRSWIESIEANTKESKHQEMVSIQEEENRGIHSEKLALAYAVIKCGQQSIRVVKNLRMCDDCHRFAKLVSSKYGCEIYVYDSICLHHFKKGVCSCGDYW, from the coding sequence ATGGAAAGCTTAATTCTTCCCTGCAAAACCATTACTCCCTCAAAAATAGCAGAAATCCCACCAAAACCTGAAATTCAATCGAGGAACACTTCGCCTAAGCTCATAAACGACGCCTACTTAAAGCGGCTATGCAAACTCGGCCGCTTGAGCGAGGCCATCTCCGCCTTGGACTCCTGCAGCTCCACGGTAAAACACAGCACCCTCTCCCACCTGATTGAGTCATGCGTCGGCTCCAATTCACTCGATTTATGCCACAAGATCCACTCCCGCGCCAAGAAATGGATGCACGAACCCGACCCCTTCCTCGAGACCAAATTAGTCGGTATGTTCGCGAAATGCGGCTCCTTGGATGGCGCATTCAAGGTGTTCGACGAAATGCGCGAGAGGAATTTGTACGCTTGGTCGGCTCTGATTGGCGCTTTCTCGAGGGAGAAGAAGTGGGGCGATGTCGTGGCACTGTTTTATTGGATGATGGCGGATGGTGACGTGGTTCCTGATGATTACATGTTGCCCAAGATTTTGCAGGCTTGTGGGAACTGTGGGGATGTGGAGACTGGGGAGTTGATTCATGGGATGGTGATCAAGCGAGGATTGAGTGGCGACCTTCGCGTGAACAACTCGATTCTCTCTGTTTATGCGAAATGTGGGCGTTTGAGCTCTGCGGAGAAGTTTTTTCATGGGATGGTGGGGAGGGACAGGGTATCTTGGAATACGCTGATTACGGGTTACTGTCATGCTGGGAATGTAGCTGAGGCGCGGAGATTGTTCGAGTCTATGCAGGAGAAAGGTCTAGAGCCGGATGTTATCACTTGGAATGTGTTGATCTCGAGCTATAGTCAGTTGGGGAAGTGTGATGTTGCAAGGAAGTTGATGACGGAGATGGAGATTCGTGGAGTGAGACCTGATGTGTGTACATGGACTAGTGCAATTTTGGGTTTCGCACAAAATAATCAGAGGTTTGAGGCATTGAGCTTGTTCCGGGAGATGTTCCTTGCTGGGGTTGAACCAAATGGTATAACGCTTATGAGCGCTATCTTGTCTTGTTCCCTCGAGAAGGATATTACGAAAGGGAGGGAAGTTCATCTGGTTGCCATAAAGCTTGGCTATGGTGAAGATGTGCTTGTGGGGAATTCACTTGTTGATATGTATTCCAAGTGTGGGAAGCTTGATGCTGCAAGACAGGTTTTTGATATGATCTCGGAGAAAGATGTCTATACTTGGAACTCGATGATTGCAGGCTATTGCCAAGCTGGATATTGTGGGATTGCAGATGACCTCTTTAAACATATGCAGGAGTCAGGTGTCTTGCCAAATGTGGTCACATGGAATGTAATGATCTCGGGGTACATTCAAAATGGAGACGAGGATCAGGCTACGGATCTTTTCTACATGATGGAGACGAATGGGGGTGTCAAGCGAGACACTGCCTCGTGGAATGCTCTCATTGCAGGGTTCTTGCATCATGGGCAGAAGGATAAAGCATTGAGGGTCTTCAGAAAAATGCAATTCTATGGTGTCAAACCGAATGCAATCACAGTCTTGAGCATCTTACCTGCGTGTGCAGATTTGATCGCTATGAGGAAGCTGAAAGAGATCCACTGCTGTGTCCTTCGCAGCAATTTGGAGTTAGAGGTTTCAGTTGCGAATTCTCTGATCGACACATATGCAAAGTGCGGGAGCATAGCGTACTCAAAATCCATTTTTGATGCAATGCCATCCATGGATATCATCACTTGGAACACATTAGCAACTAGCTATGTGTTACATGGATTTTCAAGCAAGGCGATTGAGCTTTTCGAACGGATGAGGAAACTAGGGTATAAACCAAACAAAAGCACATTTGCTAGTATAATCTCTGCCTATGGTCTAGCTAAGAATGTCGATGAAGGTAAGCGTGTTTTCTCCCTGATGATCGAAGAATACCATATCTTACCAACTGTAGACCATTATGTTGCAATGGTGAATTTGTACGGTCGTTCAGGGAAGCTTGATGAAGCATTTGAGTTCATCAGAGATCTACCCATAGATCTCGGCGTCTCTATCTGGTCTGCTGTGCTAACCGCTTGTCGTAGGCAGGGGAACATTAGGTTGGCAATCGAAGCAGGGGAAAGGCTGCTTGAACTCGAACCAGATAATGCTTCCACACAAAGGATGGTTTTACAGCTACGCGGCTTGTCATATAAGTCTTCAAAGATGAAACGGCCCCAAGCAAGAAAACTCCCTGCTGGACCTATCGGGTGTAGTTGGATCGAAGGGGAAAATGCAGTGCATGCTTTTGTCAGCGGTGACTTCTCCCAGCTTGACGGTACATGTCTGCGTTCTTGGATAGAAAGCATCGAAGCGAACACGAAGGAATCAAAGCATCAAGAAATGGTTAGCATCCAAGAGGAGGAGAACAGAGGAATCCATAGTGAAAAGCTAGCTTTAGCTTATGCTGTCATCAAATGTGGTCAGCAAAGTATTAGGGTGGTGAAGAATCTGAGAATGTGTGATGACTGCCACAGGTTTGCTAAGTTGGTTTCGAGTAAATATGGGTGTGAAATATATGTATATGATTCCATATGCTTACACCATTTCAAGAAGGGGGTGTGTTCTTGTGGTGACTATTGGTAG